From a single Candidatus Brevundimonas phytovorans genomic region:
- a CDS encoding serine hydrolase produces MTQAPDIHGLCPARFNAVKDAFAANFTDAPEGLNELAARFSVTIDGEVAVDLWAGSADLAGNKPFAEDTLAPVFSTGKAVMALMIARCVDKGLLSYEDRVCDHWPAFGAAGKERLTVGQLMSHQSGLPGFSDGVEPAIWFDRQAVLDKLAAQAPLWEPGTASGYHPITIGYLAGELFRIVDGRSMGTALREDFAAPFDLDLWIGLPESEHGRVAQMRKPTAAPDLGPIDAIKKAAFLDRGSAPGGRGSTEWRMAEIPSANLHGTAKDLARMMSLIATGGMLDGQTLLSADTLAQATRERIRGLDKVVPYQMNWAAGFMRNEGLDVFGPNPQTVGHCGWGGSMALADPEARVSAAYVMTRQSPHLIGDPRALRLVEALYAAL; encoded by the coding sequence ATGACCCAAGCGCCCGACATCCACGGCCTCTGCCCCGCCCGCTTCAACGCGGTGAAGGACGCCTTCGCCGCCAACTTCACCGACGCGCCCGAGGGGCTGAACGAGCTGGCGGCGCGCTTTTCCGTCACCATCGACGGCGAGGTGGCGGTGGACCTGTGGGCCGGGTCGGCCGATCTGGCGGGCAACAAGCCGTTCGCCGAGGACACCCTGGCTCCGGTCTTCTCGACCGGCAAGGCGGTCATGGCCCTGATGATCGCGCGCTGCGTGGACAAGGGCCTGCTGTCCTATGAGGACCGGGTCTGCGACCACTGGCCGGCCTTTGGCGCGGCGGGCAAGGAGCGGCTGACCGTCGGTCAGTTGATGAGCCACCAGTCGGGTCTGCCGGGCTTTTCCGACGGGGTCGAGCCGGCCATCTGGTTTGACCGTCAGGCCGTGCTCGACAAGCTGGCGGCCCAGGCCCCGCTGTGGGAGCCGGGCACGGCGTCAGGCTATCACCCCATCACCATCGGCTATCTGGCGGGCGAGCTGTTCCGCATTGTGGATGGGCGCAGCATGGGCACGGCCTTGCGTGAAGACTTCGCCGCGCCGTTTGATCTGGACCTGTGGATCGGCCTACCCGAGAGCGAGCATGGGCGGGTGGCGCAGATGAGGAAGCCGACCGCCGCGCCGGACCTCGGGCCCATCGACGCCATCAAGAAGGCCGCCTTCCTCGACCGGGGCTCGGCGCCGGGCGGGCGCGGCTCGACCGAGTGGCGGATGGCGGAAATCCCCTCGGCCAACCTGCACGGCACGGCGAAGGACCTGGCGCGGATGATGTCGCTGATCGCCACCGGCGGGATGCTGGACGGGCAGACCCTGCTGTCGGCGGACACCCTGGCCCAGGCGACGCGTGAGCGCATTCGCGGCCTCGACAAGGTCGTGCCCTATCAGATGAACTGGGCGGCGGGCTTCATGCGCAACGAGGGCCTGGACGTCTTCGGTCCCAATCCGCAGACGGTGGGCCATTGCGGCTGGGGCGGGTCGATGGCCCTGGCCGATCCGGAGGCGCGGGTCTCGGCGGCCTATGTCATGACGCGCCAGTCGCCGCATCTGATTGGTGATCCGCGCGCCCTGCGGCTGGTCGAGGCCCTCTACGCCGCGCTGTAG
- a CDS encoding DUF4440 domain-containing protein, translating to MIRARSLVALAISVALATGSSACAQSVGGDEVIRTARTEAPVAATPPVVVPTTAETFDAVSNTLDAAAEAWSSGDVDAVMATYVADEPLLVFLGDTPLKGPDAVRAALTARAAQPGGLGLMTYEWFETLQFDVNTTVVSGRVVLRRDGKTARGLFTRVLRRTEDGWRIVHDQLAWGPDA from the coding sequence ATGATCCGCGCCCGCTCTCTCGTCGCCCTCGCCATCTCCGTCGCCCTGGCGACCGGCTCGTCCGCCTGCGCCCAGAGCGTGGGCGGCGATGAAGTCATCCGCACCGCGCGGACGGAGGCGCCCGTCGCTGCGACCCCGCCGGTCGTCGTGCCGACCACGGCCGAGACCTTCGACGCCGTCAGCAACACCCTCGACGCCGCCGCCGAGGCCTGGTCGTCGGGCGACGTGGACGCGGTCATGGCCACCTATGTCGCCGACGAGCCCCTGCTGGTCTTCCTCGGCGACACGCCGTTGAAGGGACCGGACGCCGTCCGCGCCGCGCTGACCGCCCGCGCCGCACAGCCCGGCGGCCTCGGCCTGATGACCTATGAATGGTTCGAGACCCTGCAGTTCGACGTCAACACCACGGTGGTCTCGGGCCGGGTCGTCCTGCGCCGCGACGGCAAGACCGCGCGCGGCCTCTTCACCCGCGTCCTGCGTCGCACCGAAGACGGCTGGCGCATCGTCCACGACCAGCTCGCCTGGGGCCCCGACGCCTGA
- the rarD gene encoding EamA family transporter RarD, with amino-acid sequence MTASPSPNSSEARTALAAGTLCYLLWGFIPLVFQQMAHQGADAWEIMGHRAVWGVLWSLLLVLIARQWRQVVAVFHQPKVLGWLALSAVLIATNWTTYVIAVNNGRTLDASLGYYLNPLLNMAAGAWLFRERIDRFGAAAIVLAAVGVVLQAVALGHAPWVSLLLAFSFAGYGIIRKRVSVDAQTGLFMECLLLAAPGLAWVIFIETTGQGHFTASPAATLWLLFAGPATVIPLALFAWAARRMPLSSMGFLQFLAPTIVFFIGMIQGEALGALRIASFAFIWLGAGVFAVGAVLKVRRASRTAETIVAPEPGLLDDPAEDRMAAMDDEAPRQNLR; translated from the coding sequence GTGACCGCGTCCCCCTCCCCGAACTCGTCCGAAGCCCGCACCGCCCTGGCGGCCGGGACGCTCTGCTATCTGCTCTGGGGTTTCATCCCCCTGGTCTTTCAGCAGATGGCGCATCAGGGCGCCGACGCCTGGGAGATCATGGGCCACCGCGCGGTCTGGGGCGTGCTGTGGTCGCTGCTGCTGGTGCTGATCGCGCGTCAGTGGCGCCAGGTCGTCGCTGTCTTCCACCAGCCGAAAGTGCTGGGCTGGCTGGCCCTGTCGGCGGTGCTGATCGCCACCAACTGGACCACCTATGTCATCGCCGTGAACAACGGCCGGACCCTGGACGCCTCGCTCGGCTATTACCTCAACCCCCTGCTCAACATGGCCGCCGGGGCCTGGCTGTTCCGGGAACGGATCGACCGCTTCGGCGCCGCCGCCATCGTCCTGGCCGCCGTGGGCGTGGTGCTTCAGGCCGTGGCCCTCGGCCACGCCCCCTGGGTGTCCCTGCTGCTGGCCTTCAGCTTCGCCGGCTACGGCATCATCCGAAAGCGGGTCTCGGTCGACGCCCAGACGGGCCTCTTCATGGAATGCCTGCTGCTGGCCGCGCCGGGTCTGGCCTGGGTCATCTTCATCGAGACGACCGGACAGGGCCATTTCACCGCCTCGCCCGCCGCGACCCTGTGGCTGCTGTTCGCCGGTCCGGCCACGGTCATCCCGCTCGCCCTCTTCGCCTGGGCGGCTCGGCGCATGCCCCTGTCCAGCATGGGCTTCCTGCAATTCCTGGCCCCGACCATCGTCTTCTTCATCGGCATGATCCAGGGCGAGGCGCTCGGGGCCCTGCGCATCGCCTCCTTCGCCTTCATCTGGCTGGGCGCGGGCGTCTTCGCCGTCGGGGCCGTGCTCAAGGTGCGCCGCGCCAGCCGCACCGCCGAGACCATCGTCGCGCCGGAGCCCGGCCTGCTCGACGATCCCGCCGAGGACCGGATGGCCGCCATGGACGACGAAGCGCCTCGCCAGAACCTGCGTTGA
- a CDS encoding TIGR03862 family flavoprotein → MTDTASPASSTVAVIGAGPAGLMAAERLASAGLRVTVHERMPSVGRKFLLAGRGGLNLTHSEPLAPFLERYGSARDRVAGWLAAFSPADLTAWAEGLGQETFVGSSGRVFPKAMKASPLLRAWLARLEGLGVEIRVRSRWTGWKDGALAFDTPEGERLERPDAVVLALGGASWARMGSDAAWVPELETAGVTVAPFQPSNVGFDVAWSPLLRERFAGQPVKGAALTHAGRTVRGEAMIAAYGIEGGGVYALSAGLREAIARDGQAELTLDLRPSISRQALTQKLLKPRGKDSLSNWLRKILHLDPAAIALLREGGPLPTEPGPLAARIKGVTLTLTGVQGLARAISSAGGVTLDAVDDHLMLKARPGVFVAGEMLDWEAPTGGYLLQAAFASGVVTATGVTDWLKAR, encoded by the coding sequence ATGACCGATACAGCTTCTCCCGCTTCGTCCACTGTCGCCGTGATCGGCGCCGGCCCCGCCGGCCTGATGGCCGCCGAACGCCTGGCCTCGGCGGGTCTGCGCGTCACCGTGCATGAGCGAATGCCGTCGGTAGGGCGCAAGTTCCTGCTGGCCGGACGCGGCGGGCTGAACCTGACCCATTCCGAGCCGCTGGCGCCTTTCCTTGAGCGCTATGGTTCGGCGCGCGACCGCGTCGCCGGGTGGCTGGCCGCCTTTTCGCCTGCCGACTTGACCGCCTGGGCCGAGGGGCTGGGGCAGGAGACTTTCGTGGGCTCATCGGGCCGCGTCTTCCCGAAAGCCATGAAGGCCTCGCCCCTGCTGCGGGCCTGGCTGGCGCGGCTGGAGGGGCTGGGCGTCGAGATCCGTGTGCGCTCGCGCTGGACCGGCTGGAAGGACGGCGCTCTCGCCTTCGACACCCCCGAGGGCGAGCGGCTGGAACGGCCCGACGCCGTGGTCCTGGCGCTCGGCGGGGCGAGTTGGGCCCGGATGGGCTCCGACGCCGCCTGGGTTCCCGAACTGGAGACGGCGGGCGTGACCGTGGCTCCCTTCCAGCCCTCCAACGTCGGCTTTGACGTGGCCTGGTCGCCGCTCTTGCGCGAGCGCTTCGCCGGTCAGCCGGTCAAGGGCGCGGCCCTGACCCACGCCGGGCGCACGGTGCGCGGCGAGGCCATGATCGCGGCCTATGGCATCGAGGGCGGCGGGGTCTACGCCCTGTCGGCTGGCTTACGCGAAGCCATCGCCCGCGACGGTCAGGCCGAGCTGACGCTGGACCTGCGCCCCAGCATCAGCCGTCAGGCCCTGACACAGAAACTGCTGAAGCCGCGCGGCAAGGACAGCCTGTCGAACTGGCTGCGCAAGATCCTCCATCTGGACCCCGCCGCCATCGCCCTGCTGCGCGAAGGCGGACCGCTGCCGACCGAGCCCGGCCCGCTGGCCGCGCGCATCAAGGGCGTGACCCTGACCCTGACCGGGGTGCAGGGCCTGGCCCGCGCCATCTCCTCGGCGGGGGGCGTGACGCTGGACGCCGTGGACGACCACCTGATGCTCAAGGCCCGGCCCGGCGTCTTCGTGGCGGGCGAGATGCTGGACTGGGAGGCCCCGACCGGCGGCTATCTGCTGCAGGCCGCGTTCGCCTCCGGCGTCGTGACGGCGACAGGCGTAACGGACTGGCTCAAGGCGCGCTGA
- a CDS encoding Fur family transcriptional regulator, with translation MTAPRRRVLELLLTSGRPVKAYDLVAAYHAVGRVAKPATIYRALEVLTGLGLVHRLASSKCYVACTLGVAAHPAAFLICDCCGSCREISAPETTSLTASANRLGYSVDRITIEAAGRCSACCVDERE, from the coding sequence ATGACCGCTCCCAGACGGCGGGTTTTGGAACTGCTTTTGACGTCGGGCCGACCAGTGAAGGCATATGATCTCGTCGCCGCCTACCACGCTGTCGGGCGGGTCGCGAAGCCCGCCACCATCTACAGGGCCCTTGAGGTCCTGACGGGGCTGGGGCTGGTCCACCGCCTTGCGTCGTCGAAATGCTATGTGGCCTGCACCCTCGGCGTGGCTGCCCACCCGGCGGCTTTCCTAATCTGCGATTGTTGCGGCTCGTGCCGCGAAATCTCCGCGCCTGAGACGACTTCATTGACCGCGTCTGCAAACCGGCTGGGTTATTCGGTTGATCGGATCACTATCGAAGCTGCCGGCAGATGTTCGGCGTGCTGTGTGGACGAACGCGAATAG
- a CDS encoding LysR substrate-binding domain-containing protein, with product MADVLSRIPVDALRVFETAARLLSFTRAAEALGMSQAAVSWRIRDLEQRLDRALFVRGTRQVSLTPEGERLATAAIEAMTLLRRAVADVVEADQGVLAITTLQTLATQWLATRLGSFQLDNPDLAVRVDTSPTLSMLGADGLDVALRFGSGQWAGLESRFLMPAVFTPLCSPAMRDRLDLKVPADLKRAHLVGEPNEWAAWFAAAQVSAADTAPPPRLTADNQAMEVAAALGDQGVALGSPILYAREIERGLLVRPFAQTVALAEGYWICYPPARRLTPKIARFRDWLLDTARADPAVVEGARLAGREVGETG from the coding sequence ATGGCTGACGTCCTCTCCCGCATTCCCGTCGACGCCCTGAGGGTGTTCGAAACCGCCGCGCGCCTGCTCAGCTTCACCCGCGCCGCCGAGGCCCTGGGCATGAGCCAGGCGGCGGTCAGCTGGCGCATCCGCGACCTGGAGCAGAGACTGGACCGGGCCCTGTTTGTGCGCGGCACACGGCAGGTGTCGCTGACGCCGGAAGGCGAGCGGCTGGCCACGGCGGCGATTGAGGCCATGACCCTGTTGCGGCGCGCTGTGGCCGACGTGGTCGAGGCCGATCAGGGCGTGCTGGCCATCACCACGCTTCAGACCCTGGCGACCCAGTGGCTGGCGACGCGGCTGGGCTCGTTCCAGTTGGACAACCCCGATCTCGCGGTGCGGGTGGACACCAGCCCGACCCTGTCCATGCTGGGCGCCGACGGGCTGGACGTGGCCCTGCGCTTCGGCTCGGGCCAATGGGCGGGGCTGGAGAGCCGCTTCCTGATGCCCGCTGTCTTCACCCCCCTGTGCAGCCCGGCCATGCGCGACCGGCTGGACCTCAAGGTCCCCGCCGACCTGAAGCGGGCCCATCTGGTGGGGGAGCCGAACGAATGGGCCGCCTGGTTCGCCGCCGCCCAGGTCTCGGCCGCCGACACGGCCCCGCCGCCGCGCCTGACCGCCGACAATCAGGCGATGGAGGTGGCGGCGGCTCTGGGCGATCAGGGCGTGGCCCTGGGCTCGCCCATCCTCTATGCGCGCGAGATCGAGCGCGGCCTGCTGGTGCGTCCGTTCGCCCAGACCGTCGCCTTGGCCGAGGGCTACTGGATCTGCTACCCGCCCGCTCGCCGCCTGACCCCCAAGATCGCCCGCTTCCGCGACTGGCTGCTCGACACGGCGCGGGCCGATCCGGCCGTGGTCGAAGGCGCGAGGCTGGCGGGGCGGGAAGTGGGGGAGACGGGGTAG
- a CDS encoding DUF6471 domain-containing protein codes for MAKRPATSDLDDPENVWREKARTLLRVEQRRQNLTYADIAERMQAIGIEETEVSVRNKISRGTFPATFMLQFMHVLGVDLIPFKPQLTGEFTLAPDLLDKVPQVRMTPELIAALVGTPKKE; via the coding sequence ATGGCTAAACGCCCCGCGACCTCTGATCTCGATGATCCCGAAAACGTCTGGCGCGAGAAGGCGCGAACCCTGCTGCGGGTCGAGCAGCGTCGCCAGAACCTCACCTACGCCGACATCGCGGAACGCATGCAGGCGATAGGCATCGAAGAGACCGAGGTCAGCGTCCGCAACAAGATCAGCCGAGGGACATTCCCGGCAACGTTCATGCTGCAATTCATGCATGTGCTGGGGGTCGACCTCATCCCCTTCAAGCCTCAGTTGACCGGCGAGTTCACGTTGGCCCCCGATCTGCTCGACAAAGTGCCGCAGGTGCGAATGACCCCAGAACTGATTGCAGCCTTGGTAGGGACCCCAAAGAAGGAGTGA
- a CDS encoding M28 family metallopeptidase has translation MSMSRSAAALGLMAVLMTSTSVLAQTAPLGRVDPVRLSEATRVLASDEFEGRAPVTPGEDKTIEWLSAQFQALGLEPGGPDGSWVQVAQVSRTKQDGPATISVSSKGQTTALNRATDVIVSSDRPVDHITLKDAPLVFVGYGVDAPERGWDDYKGVDLRGKIMLVLVNDPDFNAPDGHPVAGQFDGQAMTFYGRWTYKFQEAAAQGAAGVLVIHDTAGAGYPWSTLQNSSTAPKFDIVRADPDKERAAAQGWIQGAVAEKLFQDAGLDFAALKDQARTPGFQPVTLDGVTMSIDFGQVADRVQTRNVMARLPGATHPDETVMFGAHWDAYGRATPKGGDDIYNGAVDNATGVAAVLELARLFAEGPRPERSTVFVSWAAEETGLLGAEYYAANPVWPLETTVANINMDSLLPGTEIDPDIVVIGAGKNDLDDRLSVFAGREGRRLIPDPAPQAGAFYRSDHFPLARKGVPALFAAAGFTGHNAASRDYVANRYHQPTDEWTPEWKMDAAAADVQLLYEVGAALANSRDWPAWKPGDEFAAARNASAAARKP, from the coding sequence ATGTCGATGTCCCGTTCCGCCGCCGCCCTTGGCCTGATGGCCGTTCTGATGACCTCGACCTCGGTCCTGGCCCAGACCGCCCCGCTTGGGCGCGTCGATCCGGTTCGGTTGAGCGAGGCGACGCGGGTTCTGGCGTCCGACGAATTCGAGGGCCGCGCCCCCGTCACGCCGGGTGAAGACAAGACCATCGAATGGCTGTCGGCGCAGTTTCAGGCCCTGGGTCTGGAGCCCGGCGGGCCTGACGGGTCATGGGTCCAGGTGGCCCAGGTCAGCCGCACCAAGCAGGACGGGCCGGCGACCATCAGCGTGTCCAGCAAGGGCCAGACGACAGCGCTGAATCGGGCCACCGACGTCATCGTTTCGTCCGACCGCCCGGTGGATCATATCACGCTGAAAGACGCGCCCCTGGTCTTCGTCGGCTATGGCGTCGATGCGCCGGAACGCGGCTGGGACGACTACAAGGGCGTCGATCTGCGCGGCAAGATCATGCTGGTCCTGGTCAACGACCCTGATTTCAACGCGCCGGACGGCCATCCGGTGGCGGGCCAGTTCGACGGCCAGGCCATGACCTTCTATGGCCGCTGGACCTACAAGTTCCAGGAGGCGGCGGCGCAGGGCGCGGCGGGCGTCCTGGTCATCCACGACACGGCGGGGGCGGGCTATCCCTGGTCCACGCTGCAGAACTCCTCGACGGCGCCCAAGTTCGACATCGTCCGCGCCGACCCGGACAAGGAGCGCGCCGCAGCCCAGGGCTGGATCCAGGGCGCCGTGGCCGAGAAACTGTTCCAGGACGCCGGGCTCGACTTCGCGGCGCTGAAGGATCAGGCGCGCACCCCCGGCTTCCAGCCGGTGACGCTGGACGGCGTGACCATGTCCATCGACTTCGGCCAGGTGGCCGACCGGGTGCAGACCCGCAACGTCATGGCCCGCCTGCCCGGCGCGACCCACCCGGATGAGACCGTCATGTTCGGCGCCCACTGGGACGCCTATGGCCGCGCCACGCCCAAGGGAGGCGACGACATCTACAACGGCGCCGTGGACAATGCGACGGGCGTGGCGGCGGTGCTGGAGCTGGCCCGCCTGTTCGCCGAGGGGCCGCGCCCCGAACGTTCGACCGTCTTCGTCAGCTGGGCCGCCGAGGAGACCGGCCTGCTGGGGGCCGAATACTATGCCGCCAACCCGGTCTGGCCGCTGGAGACCACGGTGGCCAACATCAATATGGACAGCCTGCTGCCAGGGACTGAGATCGACCCCGACATCGTCGTCATCGGCGCGGGCAAGAATGATCTGGACGACCGGCTGTCCGTCTTCGCTGGGCGCGAAGGGCGTCGCCTGATCCCCGATCCGGCGCCCCAGGCCGGGGCCTTCTATCGCTCCGACCACTTCCCGCTGGCGAGGAAGGGCGTGCCGGCCCTGTTCGCCGCGGCGGGCTTTACCGGCCATAACGCCGCCAGCCGCGACTATGTCGCCAACCGCTATCATCAGCCCACGGACGAATGGACGCCCGAGTGGAAGATGGACGCCGCCGCCGCCGATGTTCAGCTGCTCTATGAAGTCGGCGCCGCCCTGGCCAACTCGCGCGACTGGCCCGCGTGGAAGCCGGGCGACGAGTTCGCGGCGGCGCGCAACGCCTCGGCGGCGGCGCGCAAGCCGTGA
- a CDS encoding transposase yields MRQFTLTTNTPFAYRKLPFKTILLILAQFNVAYQGRSALEIKRDLRAKVKNYKTIFVWLHKIRCAMQAFERRTILREEIEIDGKELKGYIRPKNVRNEKDHWRFPYGAPDRTLRVTLARQRGGPARAWVAKQEHHPIPPFIDVVDPNAVVFADGGHWGQIREHCALKRVIHDHHFYTPEACTNWAESGFRVLEGMRMIYRRILGNYLDLYTAQLTWRLSHTATGPDDSFAALLGTMMTPGRSPMAGYFLKKKAGGSKRRCEIISQDGAPIEWSPPSSEERRLAHKEAKRAAGEVETPRVADARSAKRWRDGFEFMSAGEFMDDPKRMPLSPGVYSLFLRSGERLFNLAGYFPDPQLPAWDHGVSRNGYVGEGYSLRERVTGHLLGSIADSPFRQSVFAIHWVAGTGELGDLKGRQASETALSEWLRSEVVIGYKVCGYHKTVEKEMLKRTAAPLNIRDRDPSSFSRLLSSLRQRFREAVVAAWEPPPPSSRPRQRR; encoded by the coding sequence TTGAGGCAGTTCACCCTGACCACCAACACGCCGTTCGCCTACCGCAAGCTGCCGTTCAAGACGATCCTGCTGATCCTGGCGCAGTTCAACGTCGCCTATCAGGGACGCAGTGCTCTCGAAATCAAGCGGGACCTGCGGGCCAAGGTGAAGAACTACAAGACGATCTTCGTCTGGCTCCACAAAATCAGATGCGCGATGCAGGCCTTCGAGCGGCGCACGATCCTGCGCGAAGAGATCGAGATCGATGGCAAGGAGCTGAAGGGCTACATCCGCCCCAAGAACGTGCGAAATGAAAAGGATCACTGGCGTTTCCCCTATGGCGCCCCGGATCGGACGTTGCGAGTGACGCTGGCTCGCCAGCGCGGCGGTCCAGCCCGCGCGTGGGTCGCGAAGCAGGAGCACCACCCCATCCCCCCGTTCATCGACGTGGTCGATCCGAACGCTGTCGTGTTCGCTGACGGCGGTCACTGGGGCCAGATTCGCGAGCATTGCGCGCTGAAGCGGGTCATCCACGATCACCACTTCTACACGCCGGAAGCCTGCACCAACTGGGCCGAGAGCGGCTTCCGCGTCCTTGAGGGCATGCGGATGATCTATCGTCGCATCCTCGGCAACTACCTCGACCTCTATACGGCTCAGCTTACGTGGCGGTTGAGCCACACAGCCACCGGTCCGGACGACAGCTTCGCTGCGCTCCTCGGAACGATGATGACCCCAGGCCGCTCGCCGATGGCTGGCTATTTCCTCAAGAAGAAGGCGGGCGGTTCCAAGCGTCGGTGCGAAATCATCAGCCAAGACGGCGCGCCGATCGAGTGGAGCCCGCCGAGTTCAGAGGAGCGGCGGCTGGCGCACAAGGAGGCCAAGCGCGCCGCCGGAGAAGTGGAGACACCCCGCGTCGCCGACGCTCGATCCGCGAAGCGTTGGCGTGACGGCTTCGAGTTCATGTCGGCCGGCGAGTTCATGGACGATCCCAAGCGAATGCCCCTGAGCCCTGGCGTCTACAGCTTGTTCCTTCGGAGCGGCGAACGGCTCTTCAACCTTGCTGGCTATTTCCCTGATCCGCAGTTGCCGGCCTGGGACCACGGGGTTTCACGCAACGGATACGTAGGCGAAGGCTACTCCCTGCGCGAGAGGGTGACCGGGCACCTTCTCGGAAGCATCGCGGACTCGCCGTTCCGTCAATCGGTCTTCGCCATCCACTGGGTCGCGGGGACCGGCGAACTCGGTGACCTCAAGGGTCGTCAGGCGAGCGAAACGGCCTTGAGCGAGTGGCTGCGCAGCGAAGTCGTGATCGGATACAAGGTCTGCGGCTATCACAAGACGGTGGAGAAGGAGATGCTGAAGCGCACCGCCGCGCCGCTGAACATCCGGGATCGCGATCCATCGTCGTTCAGTCGCCTGCTTTCGAGCCTGCGCCAACGTTTCCGCGAGGCCGTGGTCGCCGCGTGGGAGCCGCCGCCGCCTAGCAGTCGTCCTCGCCAGCGGCGCTAG
- the greA gene encoding transcription elongation factor GreA, whose amino-acid sequence MSVAFTREEDLEATAADLVDRPISPHPNHVTPEGLAQIEAELAAARAAYSGAQVKGAIEADRTAMARATRDLRYWSSRRASAQLLETKPDGRVRFGGSVAIEREDGRTQTWRIVGEDEADPAQGSVSHVSPLARALMGKRVGDEATVAGQSVEIVAVD is encoded by the coding sequence ATGAGCGTCGCCTTCACCCGAGAAGAAGATCTGGAAGCCACGGCCGCCGACCTGGTGGACCGCCCGATCTCGCCCCACCCGAACCATGTCACGCCCGAGGGCCTGGCCCAGATCGAGGCCGAACTGGCCGCAGCGCGGGCAGCCTATTCTGGCGCGCAGGTCAAGGGCGCGATCGAGGCCGACCGCACCGCCATGGCCCGGGCCACGCGCGACCTGCGCTACTGGTCGTCGCGGCGCGCCTCGGCCCAGCTGCTGGAGACGAAGCCGGACGGGCGGGTGCGCTTTGGCGGCTCGGTCGCCATCGAACGTGAGGACGGCCGCACCCAGACCTGGCGCATCGTCGGCGAGGACGAGGCCGATCCGGCGCAAGGCAGCGTCAGCCACGTCTCGCCCCTGGCCCGCGCCCTGATGGGCAAGCGGGTCGGCGACGAGGCGACCGTGGCGGGTCAGTCGGTCGAGATCGTCGCCGTCGACTAG